In Mycolicibacterium phocaicum, one DNA window encodes the following:
- a CDS encoding Crp/Fnr family transcriptional regulator: MNAALARASIFHGVGPDVLAAAVDQLDWVSFPQRHNVFREGDAGDRLYIITSGRVKVACASSQSDSLIAVLGPSDVFGELALLDPGPRTSTVTTITAVRAATMTRTALRSWMSQEPEAVEQMLRLLARRLRRTTNKLCDQTFNDVPGRLATLLLDLANRFGESDHGTLRVDHQLNQIELAQLAGSTRESANKALATFVDRGWIRMQGKAICIVDPAALAKRAR, from the coding sequence ATAAATGCGGCGTTGGCGCGCGCCAGCATCTTCCACGGCGTCGGGCCGGATGTTCTGGCCGCGGCGGTCGACCAACTTGACTGGGTGTCATTTCCGCAGAGGCACAACGTGTTTCGTGAGGGGGATGCCGGTGATCGGCTGTACATCATCACTTCCGGCAGAGTCAAAGTCGCATGCGCGAGCAGTCAGTCCGACAGCCTGATCGCCGTTCTTGGGCCCTCCGATGTTTTCGGTGAACTCGCCCTCCTCGACCCGGGCCCCCGCACATCGACCGTCACCACAATCACGGCCGTGCGCGCCGCGACGATGACCCGCACAGCACTGCGCTCCTGGATGAGCCAGGAACCCGAGGCGGTTGAACAGATGCTTCGTCTGCTGGCACGTCGTCTGCGCCGAACCACCAACAAGCTGTGCGATCAGACGTTCAACGACGTCCCCGGGCGCCTGGCCACACTGCTCCTCGACCTGGCCAACCGATTCGGAGAATCCGACCACGGGACACTGCGTGTCGACCATCAGCTTAACCAGATCGAACTTGCCCAACTCGCGGGCTCAACCCGTGAGTCGGCCAACAAGGCCCTTGCGACGTTTGTCGATCGGGGCTGGATTCGTATGCAAGGCAAGGCGATCTGCATTGTCGATCCAGCGGCTCTGGCCAAGCGCGCGAGATGA
- a CDS encoding APC family permease yields MTTAPAETEKRRLSGRLGPVGIVFMVVAAAAPLTVIGGNMPLAMGLGNGAGAPVGFAIAALVLLVFSVGFVTMTPHVPEAGAFFSYVTVGLGERMGKGIAVVALIAYTAIQVGIYGYIGWAISDTVAHYHGPVIAWPVYSFVVLVIVAVLGYRHIELSAKVLGVALALEIGIVVVLDTVMVAKPGPAGVTFTSFAPATFTQGTLGIAILFALTGFIGFEATAVFRDEARDPEQTIPRATYAAVIIIGAFYAITVWAFVVAVGPDQVATVAQKTLAGEGNMLLDTTGDMLGIVGRDIVNVLLLSSLFACVLSFHNVIARYQFVLAGKGLLPARLATVHDDHESPSFSSLVQTATAAIIVALLAILGIDPLVGVFGSMAGVATVGMVLLMLTTSVAVLVFFLRNRELRTDHLWTTRIAPALAVLGLLGSLWLVLSNFTLVTGGSATLSTVLAAIPFLGLVVGFVAWRPSRALSAN; encoded by the coding sequence ATGACCACTGCACCGGCCGAGACGGAGAAACGGCGGCTTTCCGGGCGCCTGGGCCCCGTCGGCATCGTCTTCATGGTGGTCGCGGCTGCCGCCCCGCTGACCGTGATCGGCGGCAATATGCCGTTGGCAATGGGCCTGGGCAACGGCGCCGGCGCCCCCGTGGGATTCGCGATCGCCGCCCTGGTGCTACTGGTCTTCAGCGTCGGCTTCGTGACCATGACGCCACACGTCCCCGAGGCCGGGGCGTTCTTCTCCTACGTGACCGTCGGCCTGGGCGAGCGCATGGGCAAGGGCATCGCGGTCGTCGCGCTGATCGCCTATACCGCCATCCAGGTCGGCATCTACGGCTACATCGGATGGGCGATCTCTGACACCGTCGCCCACTATCACGGGCCGGTAATCGCTTGGCCCGTCTACTCATTCGTCGTGCTGGTGATCGTCGCCGTGCTCGGCTACCGGCACATCGAGCTGAGCGCCAAGGTCCTCGGCGTGGCGTTGGCCCTTGAGATCGGCATCGTGGTCGTGTTGGACACGGTGATGGTCGCCAAACCCGGCCCGGCCGGTGTCACTTTCACGTCCTTCGCACCCGCCACCTTCACTCAGGGCACCCTCGGCATCGCCATTCTGTTCGCCCTCACCGGGTTCATCGGATTCGAGGCCACCGCCGTGTTCCGCGATGAAGCCCGCGATCCCGAGCAGACCATCCCGCGGGCCACCTACGCCGCGGTGATCATCATCGGCGCCTTCTACGCCATCACGGTGTGGGCGTTCGTGGTGGCCGTCGGGCCGGATCAGGTCGCCACCGTGGCGCAGAAAACCCTTGCTGGCGAAGGCAATATGCTGCTGGACACCACTGGCGACATGTTGGGCATCGTGGGCCGCGACATCGTCAACGTGCTCCTGCTGAGCAGCCTTTTCGCCTGCGTGCTGTCCTTCCACAACGTGATCGCGCGCTATCAGTTCGTGTTGGCCGGCAAGGGCCTGCTGCCCGCACGACTGGCCACCGTGCACGACGACCACGAATCACCGTCGTTCTCTTCGCTGGTGCAAACCGCCACCGCCGCAATCATTGTCGCCCTACTGGCGATCCTCGGCATCGATCCGCTGGTCGGGGTGTTCGGCTCGATGGCCGGCGTCGCAACGGTCGGCATGGTCCTACTGATGCTGACCACTTCGGTGGCAGTGCTGGTGTTCTTCCTGCGTAACCGAGAGCTGAGGACAGACCATTTGTGGACGACGCGCATCGCTCCGGCGTTGGCGGTGCTCGGTCTGCTGGGCAGCCTGTGGCTGGTGCTGTCGAACTTCACCCTGGTCACCGGTGGCAGCGCGACGCTCAGCACGGTTCTGGCCGCGATCCCGTTCCTCGGGCTCGTCGTCGGATTTGTGGCCTGGCGACCGTCGCGGGCGCTGTCGGCCAACTAG